One part of the Glycine soja cultivar W05 chromosome 11, ASM419377v2, whole genome shotgun sequence genome encodes these proteins:
- the LOC114375297 gene encoding plasmodesmata-located protein 8-like gives MLRSLQLESGYRIILALRLSSLLIFFSSVLSARGYPSRAHIFIYAVCSQEKYQPNSPFEGNLNSFLSSVVSSSSDITYNSFAVGNGSLTPQEGSVYGLYQCRGDLHPIDCSKCVGRLVNQIGLVCPYALGASLQLEGCLVRYEHAGDFLGKLDTSLRYKKCSKAATSDVEFFHRRDDVLADLQTANGFRVSSSGIVEGFAQCLGDLSVSDCSSCIADAVGKLKSLCGSAAAADLFLGQCYARYWASGYYHESDSSNNDQVGKSVAIIVGVFAGLAVLVVILSICKTAAG, from the exons atgttgagaAGTCTTCAACTGGAGTCTGGTTACAGAATCATCTTAGCTTTGAGACTCTCTTCCCtgctaattttcttttcttcggtTCTGAGTGCTCGTGGCTACCCTTCAAGAGCTCATATCTTCATATATGCAGTCTGTTCTCAAGAAAAATACCAACCAAACTCACCCTTTGAAGGCAACCTTAACAGCTTTCTGTCTTCAGTTGTCAGTTCATCCTCTGATATAACTTACAATAGTTTTGCTGTTGGAAATGGAAGCCTAACACCGCAAGAAGGAAGTGTATACGGCTTATATCAGTGCAGAGGCGATTTGCATCCAATTGATTGCTCAAAGTGTGTAGGAAGACTTGTTAACCAAATAGGGTTGGTTTGTCCCTATGCCCTTGGGGCTTCTTTGCAACTTGAAGGCTGCCTTGTAAGATATGAGCATGCTGGTGATTTCCTGGGCAAACTGGACACCAGTCTCAGATATAAGAAATGTAGTAAAGCCGCGACTAGCGACGTCGAGTTCTTCCATCGCAGAGACGATGTTCTTGCTGATTTGCAAACAGCTAATGGATTTAGAGTCAGTAGTTCAGGCATAGTTGAAGGATTTGCACAATGCTTGGGGGATTTAAGTGTATCAGATTGCTCCTCTTGTATAGCAGATGCAGTTGGAAAGCTGAAAAGCTTATGTGGATCAGCAGCAGCAGCTGATTTGTTCTTGGGACAATGTTATGCTCGATACTGGGCCTCTGGTTATTATCATGAATCAG ATTCCTCCAACAATGATCAAGTGGGGAAATCGGTTGCCATTATTGTGGGAGTGTTTGCAGGTCTTGCCGTTCTAGTTGTAATCCTCTCAATTTGCAAAACAGCAGCGG GTTAA